Within Quercus lobata isolate SW786 chromosome 5, ValleyOak3.0 Primary Assembly, whole genome shotgun sequence, the genomic segment AAGTTATACTCTCCGACATGATAGTAGTCCGACAAAATCCAATAGATGTGTGGCTACAATATAGCTTTCGTGTAGTTTGTTCATAGATAAAGACTTGACAAGATCTTTGCCCCTTCATACAGGCCTATATTTAGAATAGTAGTTTATTGTTTTCACGGTCGTTGCTTTCTGTTTCTCAACCCTTTGTCCACCTGCTGATCTTTCTTGGAACATTCTTTCTAAGACAATTATGAcaacctttctctttctctctgtctctttccTATTCCTGTTTGTAACTAAGAAGTGAAAGAAAACAAACTTTGGTCTTTACAAAGAAAACTTATACTATTATGTATTTGACAGATTCTTCCTCACATTTTAGTTGGGTGTagaatgaaaaaacaaaatctaagtGTTTATCACctattttttccaaataaagaaaatcaataaaGGTTAAATGTGTGCAACTTTGAACCCTTCAAGTTCAAACCACTTGTGGCATTTTCAAgtcacactattttttttttcccattctaTGACAACTTGCTTTGATGAGCACAAAATTTCAAAGACTACCATATTTTCTGCGATCTTTGTCTATTACGTATTTGAAGGTACCAGCTCAGTGAACTACACTTTCTTGGCAACTTCAAAGCATACATAGTATTATATATAAAGGAGGGAAATGgtcatatattttaaaaactaaactaGAACAGTAACACACACCACACTCGCACAAAAGAAATGGAGAGGTATACCTCAGACAAGAACTCTGAACGACCTGAGTTTGTATCTTCAGGTGCGAATCTCAAAGTTCTATTTAattgttcatttcttttttgtgttatttacttAAAGAGTAATGGCTGTAGAAATAATCATGGTGTAGTTCTGAAACATGTAACTATATGAAACATTATTCTTAACATTTTCAGAAATCTTAACACTTAGAATGGAGcatattttaaccaaaaaattaaatgtggTGAGTTATTCTTAGAAtgaaacatattttaaaaaataaaaatagtaataaattttgaTTGCTTTTGGAGTGCATACCATCATGAAACTTATTTCTCAGCTCTCATGAATACCTGTGAATCCATGTGATGATAGAAGCTGATTGGATTCTTGTTATAGTCTAAGTATGAAAATAATATGGcattaagaaaaatgaaacatTTTTCCTCCTTTGCTGTGTTTTTAAACATGACTGCATTTTTATTACAgtgaaaaatacaattttataatTCTTGAAGAGCTTGCAACTTTAATTCATTTGCATAACTTGTCGAGCAGGTTGATCTGTCAAAATTCACACATTCATAGCCTCACTGCTTTAAAACTAGTGGGatacccttttcttttctctcatcaTCATTTATAGAGACTGTAAGGCAAGAAGAAGTAATGGTAAGATTCATCAACTGTGAGTCAAAGGAAAGGAAGGATATCTTCAAGCAAGATGATCCAAGTGACATTGATAAATATGAGGGGTTAGATAGCATGATTATTGAAGTAAAAGAAAGTGGGATAGCTAGAAGATCCAAGAAGCGGAAAGTGGAAGGGTTAAGGCTGCAAACAACTGTTTCCTTCAAGAAAGTGTTGGTGGATGAAAATAGTTCTGATTTGGAGGAAAATGCCAATGATTCAAGCAATAAAGTATATCCTGCGGTCGCTTTGCCTAAACCCGAAATTCGGATTTCTCCAAGGACTACTAGTGAACATAATGCAGCTGCAATTAAGGTGCAGAAAGTTTATAAGAGTTACCGGACTAGAAGAAACCTAGCAGATTGTGCTGTAGTTGTTGAGGAGCTCTGGTTTGTTCTATTAACAAAACTATGTTTCATCTACCTACAGCTTATATTTCCAATTCAGAATTTTGTTTTGtctaattgttttgtttttaaaaattttgtaggtGGAAGGCAATagactttgcaagtcttaggcATAGCTCAATATCATTCTTTGAGTCTGATAGATCAGAAACTACTATTTCAAGATGGGCACGAGCTAGGACTAGGGCTGCTAAGGTGTGTACATATTACCATCATTTACGCTTCCTAGGTTTGCCGAAATTTTATAgatgaaaaaattttcaagtcaATTGTTTCCACAGTTGGGGTCAACTCAGTCgttttttttaagacaaaagtCATTaccttgaaaaatattttactttgcTTAATTAGTTTTGCTATTTGACCATGACTTAAAATGCAATCAGTCTATTTCACGATccatttagattttattttccaGATATAAAGTGACATATCTTtagattttaaatatttattttaaatcatgaaataaaTTCATTTCAAATGGAGAGCATCCTTTATCAGCAAATTGATGTAAGGTAGTGTTTGGATTGCGCATCCAGtgttcacattttttttttttttttagtagtaatatttgacttttcagcAACACCAGTGGATCTTGTGTATTGTTTATAGGACTCACAAATCTTatttttcagcaatttttttttattaaaagtggGTCTCACGacattatttatacatttaaaaattattttgctacagtatttttagttttcagcaaaataaactgtatctaaacggaccctaaaattcatatttttcatcGTCTTACAAGAACTCCTTTCTATGTTATTGAATACTGTATAATACCATATGGTTGATTGTAGGTTGGTAAAGGTTTGTCCAAGAATGAAAAAGCTCAGAAATTAGCTTTAAGACACTGGCTTGAAGCGGTTAGTCCACATTCTACATTccatatgttttatttttccttagCATTGATTGTTTCCTATAGTCATGGATTCTTATAGATTTGACTCAAAATTTGACTTAACTTGATGactaaaaaaattgactttaaGTAGTTAGGAAATCTTTTGAGGTCTACATACAATGCCCtttctaaaaggaaaaattatgaTGCATGATGAGAGAAGACCAAGTTCTTTGTGTAATAAGGGGTTTGGAATCATAAGAAAATGGATTAAGCTATGTAAATTTTCTCCTTGTGTTGCACAGATTGATCCACGCCATCGATATGGACACAATTTGCACTTGTATTATGATGTTTGGTTTGACACTGGGAGCTCCCAACCTTTCTTCTATTGGTAAAACTCCAACAACCTTTAAGATATGTTTAGCCTTCTTTTACTACATTAATTTCTTAATGTATTGACTATTGACCATAAAAATGAAGGTTGGATGTTGGAGATGGCAAAGAAGTAAATCTTGAGAAGTGCCCAAGGACCAATTTGCAGCGTCAATGCATCAGATACCTTGGACCAGTGAGTATAATTGATCTGTTAACTTATCAAAGACACTTTGTGGGGCAGGATAATAATTGATGCTACCAAACCTGGCCTTATGTTTCAACGCCAATTTGGCATGTACAAAGGACCTTTCTCAATTTTTACATAACAATCattctctttatttttgaatcccattttcacattaataatcagaatatgataaattttgGTCAGAGTGAATATCGTTTTCCAAATGGAACAATCGAATTATAGAGGCATATAATATAcctaaattttcattttttaaaaacaaacttGAATTTGAAAGTAATAATCTTGCTCTTcctcttttgatttttgtttccagAGTGATCTATCatataataagaagaaaaggccTTTAGACTTTGGTAGTATGGTGGTCATAGTTGGCTTGTtaggttcatttttttttataacttttaactttctcttggcagaaagagagagaagcatATGAAGTGATTGTAGAAAGTGAGAAGCTTGTGTACAAAGAAAGTGGAATGTTAGTGGACACAGATGATGGTACTAAGTGGATATTTGTCCTCAGCACAACAAGGAACTTGTAcattgggaagaagaagaaaggccAATTTCAGCACTCTAGTTTTCTAGCAGGGGGTGCCACCACCGCAGCTGGAAGATTGGTGGCCCATAATGGGGTTCTTGAGGTATCTATGGTTGCacgcaaatatatatatatatatatatatataaatacactCTTCATAGAATCAGTAGTTCAGAATGTGTCCTCAATGTCTAGAACAAAAGAAGCAATTTTAAGGGGCAATATGCAATAATGTCATCTTCTAAAGAGATCGTATCCAAAATTTTGATGTATACTTTCTCATCTTGTTAGGCTATATGGCCTTATAGTGGTCATTATCACCCAACGGAAGAGAACTTCTTGGAGTTTATTAGTTTCCTAGAAGAGCACCATGTGAACTTGACCAATGTTAAGGTAATTTCTTCGATCCTCTGTCACATTGGTGTTACATAGTTGGTACAAATTCATTTGAGTTTGAATGAATTTGTGTACATCTGAATGATTGAACTGCAGAAATGTGCCATAGATGATGATGATCCAACATTGAAAGTGACCGACAAGGAACTAAAGTTGGAGTCAACGAGGGGTTCCTCTACAAATATCAAATCATCTTACACAGAATCAGTAGATGTTGATGTGCCTAACAAGGAGGCTGCCAATGTCACAATTTGTCATGATGAAATAGGAACCAATGTGAAAGCTCCGGCATTCAAATTGGCTAAGTGTTTGTCACGTAAATGGAGTAGTGGAGCTGGTCCTCGTATTGGGTGTGTTCGAGAATACTCAGCACAGCTTCAATTTCAGGCACTTGAACATGTAAATCTATCACCTAGGACCATGCCTGGATACTTTCCTAGCAATGCTCCAATTCCATCGCCAAGACCAAGTCCCAAAATCCATCTCTCACCTAGCCTTTCATGTATGGGACTTCCTAACCCAATGGTTCATGCCTCAACTAGTGACTAGATTATAAACCGacaagtgaaattttttttttaggtctgTTAGTACTGAAAGGTTCAGGGCTAGTGGCACTTTTAGGACCATTGGTGTTTTTTGTGCCCTCATAGTGTGAGCCTTTAGTAGtgtcataaaaacaaaaaataaggtaCAGAAAGGGACTAACCTAtactgattttattttatttattattaatttttttttttttttgccttcgATTTATGTAAGTTTATGTAATTTAAGATGGGTCAATTCTTCCCCCTGAATTTTTTATGACCCTGTTCAGTGGCGTGGGTATGTTCTTTGTAAGATTTGTTCTTGTATTCATAATTAAAAGGTActttcaataatataataaatttccgttctcttc encodes:
- the LOC115993111 gene encoding IQ domain-containing protein IQM1-like produces the protein MVRFINCESKERKDIFKQDDPSDIDKYEGLDSMIIEVKESGIARRSKKRKVEGLRLQTTVSFKKVLVDENSSDLEENANDSSNKVYPAVALPKPEIRISPRTTSEHNAAAIKVQKVYKSYRTRRNLADCAVVVEELWWKAIDFASLRHSSISFFESDRSETTISRWARARTRAAKVGKGLSKNEKAQKLALRHWLEAIDPRHRYGHNLHLYYDVWFDTGSSQPFFYWLDVGDGKEVNLEKCPRTNLQRQCIRYLGPKEREAYEVIVESEKLVYKESGMLVDTDDGTKWIFVLSTTRNLYIGKKKKGQFQHSSFLAGGATTAAGRLVAHNGVLEAIWPYSGHYHPTEENFLEFISFLEEHHVNLTNVKKCAIDDDDPTLKVTDKELKLESTRGSSTNIKSSYTESVDVDVPNKEAANVTICHDEIGTNVKAPAFKLAKCLSRKWSSGAGPRIGCVREYSAQLQFQALEHVNLSPRTMPGYFPSNAPIPSPRPSPKIHLSPSLSCMGLPNPMVHASTSD